From Trichoderma atroviride chromosome 1, complete sequence, one genomic window encodes:
- a CDS encoding uncharacterized protein (TransMembrane:1 (o567-587i)~BUSCO:EOG092D0NV0) has product MSEERSKITLSLRSGKRRKARPVISAPRQISAPIPQDGSTGGTAAGPGGLVPLPEAPRPRPAAVGGKTSDLVKRRFSSRFNNLPPEFDAAAPPVPTLPPLERYNTDYQPPPSRAGPGAAPTVDLKALRDPNLTPDQYVASVLSEASEDQIQEYAESLQGIKARAAADLQQNLLQNRTQFIKISKEAEKLKGEMRALRNLMSELKANTTALRQASGRGEMDTSIGGGATMSKRDKRSSIVDRSALWTTQMQTLYKTVEGSQKFLPNAIGRHVVLNAGPWIELDNATYKSRRAMQIFLLNDHLLIASRKKRKVDAPNSDSRGPMVKLVADRCWPLLDIEVIEMPGTGDSMGGRNKLADAIMVRGGGQETFIYRTEKPEATEKKALMMNVRKAVEELRKGLQSEMEANNKARETINYFASRDPGLLQKTELLETLSDIKDMLIEVDGKQQNLRWVEGQMDELDIDIALQGFEPAVARVEKMNGLARGLKGNTVAQDFINFEVEARCGKLAGMIIQQLGTTHNQQNKTKRNLSWLARLGYEDRAREAYLAARGDTIHKRARQCIFQGDLHLYIWQLSFVYFTLIHNTVLCFQSCFPPPMMSTCVKWAKEQVEAFNVILARQLSSTERGGQVWTQCMDQAKEHAKKLSEVGLDFSSLVGKGVDGPPASSSVESQGLVGLGLA; this is encoded by the exons ATGTCTGAGGAGCGCAGCAAGATAACTTTGTCTCTTCGAAGCGGCAAGCGACGAAAGGCCCGTCCCGTCATCAGTGCGCCACGACAAATATCTGCTCCAATTCCGCAAGATGGCTCGACTGGAGGCACGGCTGCTGGTCCTGGTGGACTGGTTCCGCTGCCCGAAGCGCCTCGGCCCCGACCTGCCGCTGTTGGTGGAAAG ACCTCTGATCTAGTCAAGCGACGATTCTCCTCACGATTTAACAACTTGCCCCCCGAATTCGACGCGGCCGCCCCTCCAGTTCCGACTCTGCCCCCTCTTGAGCGGTACAACACCGACTACCAGCCCCCTCCGTCGCGAGCAGGGCCAGGAGCTGCCCCCACTGTCGATCTGAAGGCGTTGCGAGATCCGAACCTTACGCCCGATCAGTACGTGGCCTCGGTGCTGAGCGAGGCGAGCGAGGATCAGATTCAAGAGTATGCCGAGTCGCTGCAGGGGATCAAGGCACGCGCAGCCGCGGATCTGCAACAGAACCTATTGCAGAACCGGACACAGTTTATCAAAATCAGCAAGGAAgcagagaagctcaagggcgAGATGCGAGCACTCCGCAACCTGATGTCGGAGCTCAAGGCGAATACGACAGCTCTTAGGCAAGCTTCGGGAAGAGGCGAAATGGATACATCCATAGGGGGAGGCGCCACGATGAGCAAACGAGACAAGCGCAGCTCCATTGTAGATCGAAGCGCTCTCTGGACTACGCAGATGCAAACCCTCTACAAGACCGTAGAGGGCTCTCAAAAGTTCTTGCCAAACGCGATAGGGCGCCACGTGGTTCTAAATGCCGGCCCTTGGATCGAATTGGACAATGCAACCTACAAGAGTAGAAGAGCCATGCAAATCTTTTTGCTCAACGACCATCTTCTCATTGCTTCCCGGAAGAAACGCAAGGTCGACGCGCCCAACTCTGATAGCCGTGGACCGATGGTGAAGCTGGTGGCTGACCGCTGCTGGCCCTTGCTCGATATCGAAGTCATCGAAATGCCTGGAACAGGCGATTCTATGGGCGGCCGTAATAAGTTGGCTGATGCAATCATGGTGCGAGGCGGTGGCCAGGAGACCTTTATCTACCGCACGGAAAAACCAGAGGCGACTGAGAAGAAGGCGCTGATGATGAATGTACGCAAAGCAGTGGAAGAATTACGCAAAGGGTTGCAGTCTGAAATGGAGGCCAATAACAAGGCAAGAGAGACGATCAACTACTTTGCTTCCAGAGATCCGGGGCTGCTCCAGAAGACGGAACTACTAGAGACGCTATCCGACATCAAGGACATGCTGATTGAGGTGGATGGCAAACAGCAGAATCTACGCTGGGTCGAGGGCCAGATGGATGAGCTTGATATTGATATTGCTCTCCAGGGGTTCGAACCCGCAGTGGCACGCGTGGAAAAGATGAACGGGTTGGCCAGGGGACTCAAGGGCAACACCGTAGCGCAAGACTTTATCAACTTTGAGGTTGAGGCGAGGTGTGGTAAGCTTGCGGGCATGATCATCCAGCAGCTAGGGACGACACACAACCAGCAAAACAAGACGAAGCGAAATCTGAGCTGGTTGGCCAGACTGGGGTATGAAGACAGAGCTAGAGAGGCGTATCTCGCAGCCCGTGGCGACACGATTCATAAGCGAGCAAG ACAATGCATCTTCCAGGGCGACTTGCATCTGTACATTTGGCAGCTATCATTTGTGTACTTTACCCTCATCCACAACACGGTGCTGTGCTTCCAGAGTTGCTTTCCCCCACCCATGATGAGCACGTGTGTCAAGTGGGCAAAGGAGCAAGTAGAAGCATTCAACGTGATTCTTGCCAGGCAACTGAGCAGCACCGAGCGTGGCGGACAAGTCTGGACACAGTGCATGGATCAGGCCAAGGAACATGCCAAGAAGTTGTCCGAGGTGGGCCTTGACTTTTCCAGCTTGGTTGGTAAAGGCGTGGATGGGCCTCCGGCTAGCTCGTCGGTTGAGAGCCAGGGGCTTGttgggctggggctggcttga
- a CDS encoding uncharacterized protein (BUSCO:EOG092D4MIB~TransMembrane:1 (o6-28i)) encodes MVQTSTVVTASVATVATGLLAYVAYFDFQRRRNAEFRRNLRRNERKQVRAEKEEAEASTQRLRGTIKAKVDEAKEEGFPVGVEEREAFFNEQVMTGEMLSQDPSKMLDSALAFYKGLKVYPAPGDLIKIYDSTVPKPILDILADMIAYDGDISIRTRPSSAGINLGDIPSVGLD; translated from the exons ATGGTCCAGACAAGCACCGTGGTGACGGCATCAGTCGCAACCGTTGCGACGGGCCTCTTGG CATATGTCGCATACTTTGATTTCCAGCGACGAAGAAACGCCGAGTTCCGTCGTAACCTGAGAAGAAACGAGCGCAAGCAGGTCCGCgccgagaaggaagaagccgaggcctCCACACAGCGACTGCGCGGCACCATCAAGGCAAAGGTcgacgaggccaaggaggagggaTTCCCTGTCGGCGTGGAGGAGCGCGAGGCCTTCTTTAATGAGCAGGTCATGACGGGCGAGATGCTGAGCCAAGATC CTTCCAAGATGCTTGACTCTGCGCTTGCTTTCTACAAGGGACTGAAGGTTTACCCTGCTCCCGGCGACCTTATCAAGATCTACGACAGCACCGTTCCCAAG CCCATATTAGACATCTTGGCCGACATGATCGCATACGACGGTGACATCAGCATTCGCACTCGCCCCTCTTCCGCCGGCATCAACCTGGGCGACATCCCCAGCGTTGGCCTCGACTAA
- a CDS encoding uncharacterized protein (TransMembrane:1 (o20-38i)~BUSCO:EOG092D0J6Y): MDAGNRLQLGTSVSDLVEVWHAHRTSIILCALVLLIGLRTLLHKAEEREPLAVLPKIYNQEKSETNEKTAHEAQPVAVAEKKSAGPRRIKGGVTRKPSQEKKATAVDYTDRPTKVLVFFSSITTKTEKIAHEYIKTLETFLDQRAGETQGKFLKPELLDLTEIDFEDYFVSPPKSAENAAYVYLFLLPSYNIDSINDTFLQHLQETHHDFRIDTAPLSPLIGYSVFGFGDKEGWPNEDEGFCFQAKELDKWMSKLTGRKRAYPVGMGDMKSDHTERFTEWTTGVQDVISQAVQTGFLGEGVPGSGDAVESDEEDAEADDGEVVFDDEESGDGKSSDDSRPLDDVEDLGKMIRPNKDGNETTRKAPLAVDFTTYPSAAKKKAQAPIIKEMVAKNSPTYTALTKQGYSIVGSHSGVKICRWTKSALRGRGSCYKYSLYGINSHQCMETTPSLSCSNKCVFCWRHGTNPVGTTWRWVVDPPDMIFDGVKENHYKKIKMMRGVPGVRAERYAEALRIRHCALSLVGEPIFYPYINEFLALLHNERISSFLVCNAQHPDQLAALKAVTQLYVSIDASNKDSLRKIDRPLHRDFWERFLRCLDILREKRFRHRTVYRLTLVKGFNVEDEAEGYAQLIERGLPCFVEVKGVTYCGTSTSSNAGLSMSNVPFYWEVCEFVKALDKRLQEKGLDYGIAAEHAHSCCVLLASKRFNVNGKWHTHIDYQRFFELLEERGADGDWTPEDYMGPPTPEWALWGNGGFDPRDERVDRKGRKMEAIVTREAPE; this comes from the exons atggacGCGGGAAATCGTCTCCAATTGGGGACGTCAGTTTCTG ACCTGGTGGAAGTGTGGCACGCCCATCGCACGTCGATAATTCTGTGCGCTCTTGTTCTCCTGATCGGTCTGCGCACACTTCTTCATAAGGCCGAAGAACGGGAGCCCTTGGCTGTACTTCCCAAGATTTATAACCAGGAAAAATCTGAGACGAACGAAAAGACTGCTCACGAAGCGCAACCAGTCGCTGTGGCTGAGAAAAAGTCTGCCGGACCTAGACGTATAAAGGGTGGTGTGACACGGAAGCCCTCGCAGGAGAAAAAGGCGACAGCAGTCGATTATACGGATAGACCTACCAAAGTACTCGTGTTCTTCTCCTCTATCACCACCAAGACAGAGAAAATTGCCCACGAGTATATCAAGACACTCGAGACATTCCTGGATcagagagctggagagacgCAGGGCAAATTCTTGAAGCccgagctgctcgacttGACAGAAATTGATTTCGAAGACTATTTCGTCAGTCCTCCCAAGTCTGCTGAAAACGCCGCCTACGTGtacctcttcctcctcccgAGCTACAACATCGATTCCATCAACGATActtttctgcagcatcttcaggaAACCCACCATGACTTTAGGATCGATACTGCCCCTCTGTCTCCGTTGATTGGATACTCGGTATTTGGCTTTGGAGACAAGGAAGGGTGGCCCAACGAAGACGAGGGATTCTGTTtccaggccaaggagctggacaAATGGATGTCCAAGCTGACCGGCCGGAAGCGGGCCTACCCCGTCGGAATGGGCGACATGAAGAGCGACCACACGGAAAGATTCACAGAGTGGACTACTGGAGTACAAGATGTCATTTCTCAGGCTGTACAGACTGGATTCCTCGGCGAGGGCGTGCCTGGTAGTGGTGATGCTGTAGAGagcgacgaagaggatgccgaggccgatgACGGTGAAGTCGTatttgacgacgaggagtcGGGCGACGGCAAATCATCTGATGACTCTAGACCACTGGACGACGTTGAGGACCTGGGAAAGATGATCCGTCCCAACAAGGATGGAAACGAGACTACCCGAAAAGCACCCCTAGCTGTTGATTTCACTACATATCCCtccgccgccaagaagaaggctcagGCGCCCATCATCAAAGAAATGGTAGCCAAGAACTCACCAACTTACACCGCCCTTACCAAGCAAGGATACTCCATTGTCGGCTCTCACTCTGGCGTCAAGATCTGCCGCTGGACCAAATCTGCTCTACGCGGACGAGGCAGCTGTTACAAGTATTCCCTCTACGGCATCAACTCTCATCAGTGCATGGAAACCACTCCTTCGCTCTCATGCTCTAACAAATGTGTCTTCTGCTGGCGTCACGGAACGAACCCTGTCGGTACAACATGGCGATGGGTGGTTGATCCCCCGGACATGATCTTTGACGGTGTTAAAGAGAACCATTACAAGAAAATCAAAATGATGCGCGGTGTTCCTGGTGTTAGAGCGGAGCGATATGCCGAGGCTCTTAGGATCCGACACTGTGCCCTCTCCTTGGTGGGAGAGCCCATCTTCTATCCCTACATCAACGAATTTCTCGCTCTCCTGCACAACGAGCGAATCTCTTCCTTCCTAGTCTGCAATGCACAACATCCCGATCAGCTCGCGGCTCTCAAGGCTGTGACTCAGCTGTATGTATCCATCGACGCCTCCAACAAAGACTCGCTGCGTAAGATTGACAGGCCTCTCCACCGAGATTTCTGGGAGAGATTCTTGAGATGCCTGGACATTCTTCGAGAAAAGCGTTTCCGCCACCGCACAGTCTACCGCCTGACACTTGTCAAGGGCTTCAACGTAGAAGACGAAGCCGAAGGATACGCCCAACTCATCGAGCGCGGACTGCCATGCTTTGTCGAAGTCAAGGGTGTGACATACTGCGGTACGTCGACATCCTCCAATGCCGGCCTGAGCATGTCCAACGTGCCGTTCTACTGGGAGGTCTGCGAGTTTGTCAAGGCACTGGACAAGCGCCTTCAAGAAAAGGGCCTCGACTATGGCATCGCCGCCGAGCACGCTCATAGCTGCTGCGTCTTGCTAGCGAGCAAACGGTTCAATGTCAATGGCAAGTGGCATACGCACATTGACTACCAGAGGTTCTTCGAGCTCCTTGAGGAGAGAGGAGCGGATGGTGATTGGACGCCCGAGGACTACATGGGACCGCCGACGCCTGAGTGGGCTCTGTGGGGGAATGGAGGATTCGATCCTCGGGATGAAAGGGTGGATAGGAAGGGCCGCAAAATGGAGGCCATTGTGACACGCGAAGCACCCGAGTAA
- a CDS encoding uncharacterized protein (EggNog:ENOG41) has product MALQKPLDAILVVGASGALGKGLCQALISRKSDFKRIAFFNDTSRPETEDKRTLFATFRDGGMEQVSGTYTDAAAFTGFDCVLMPLGNHAIKYQPSIIDTGIKAGVRHFYTSEWGADLTAGSNWTQRYYRDKVLTREHLAKRGRDADTPDLGWTYINLGRLTEWSIIKHFGIDNANHTASIFGTPEGRQSLLSTADAIAYTIETLRHPFSVAENGHRRTYRFHGGSPTWKEIFDDLEAITGHKYSVTYLDVETAVEKEARAKELGGVDLELEASHQLIQGRGGTLLPEPFDNDLFPNIHPEPVHSVFEKSFKDASLRKFLGLS; this is encoded by the coding sequence ATGGCTCTTCAAAAACCTCTCGACGCCATATTGGTAGTCGGTGCTTCAGGCGCACTTGGCAAGGGCCTCTGCCAAGCATTGATCTCTAGGAAATCCGACTTCAAACGCATTGCTTTCTTCAATGACACATCCAGGCCTGAGACGGAAGATAAGCGAACACTCTTCGCCACTTTCCGCGATGGAGGGATGGAACAGGTTTCTGGCACATACACAGACGCTGCAGCATTCACTGGATTCGACTGTGTCTTGATGCCTTTGGGAAACCACGCCATCAAATACCAACCTTCCATCATTGATACTGGGATCAAGGCTGGGGTTCGACACTTTTATACCAGCGAATGGGGCGCCGATCTGACTGCAGGATCAAACTGGACTCAGCGATACTACCGAGACAAGGTTCTCACCAGAGAGCATCTGGCGAAGCGCGGTCGTGATGCAGACACACCAGATCTCGGCTGGACATACATCAACCTTGGACGTCTGACCGAGTGGAGCATCATCAAGCATTTCGGAATTGACAATGCAAACCATACTGCCAGCATCTTTGGAACGCCTGAAGGAAGGCAGTCGTTGCTTTCAACCGCAGACGCCATCGCATACACCATCGAAACTCTCCGACATCCATTCTCCGTTGCTGAAAATGGCCATCGACGCACCTACCGTTTCCACGGTGGCTCGCCTACCTGGAAGGAAATCTTCGACGACCTGGAGGCAATTACTGGCCACAAATATTCAGTTACCTACCTTGACGTTGAAACGGCTGTGGAGAAAGAGGCTCGGGCAAAAGAACTCGGCGGTGTCGACTTGGAATTGGAAGCCAGCCATCAGTTGATTCAGGGTAGAGGCGGAACTCTGTTGCCAGAACCATTTGACAATGATCTTTTCCCGAATATCCACCCAGAGCCGGTTCACTCTGTCTTTGAGAAAAGCTTCAAGGACGCAAGTCTGAGAAAGTTTCTGGGTCTTTCGTAG
- a CDS encoding uncharacterized protein (BUSCO:EOG092D27I5), with protein MSTFGQFLRVTTYGESHCPSVGCIVDNFPPGIPVSEEILQPQISRRRPGQSSLTTPRNEADLVSIQSGVEGGISLGTPIAMVVKNQDFRPSDYKGDTMKQYPRPSHADFTYLEKYGVRASSGGGRSSARETIGRVAAGALCEHYLKLAHGIEIVAWVSSVGNIHHIPPTAEYPTTSHNPKFLQLIQGVTRETVDKSPVRCPDPEVAAKMEQCIADFRDRQDSIGGTVSCVIRNVPTGLGEPVFSKLEATLAHGMLSIPATKGFEIGSGFEGTEIPGSAHNDMFISNPDSTALGSNNGFAKPKLTTSTNNSGGIQGGITNGAPIFFRVAFKSPATIGLPQETVTFAGESDGLLEAKGRHDPCVVPRAVPIVEAMASICIMDALLLQGGRRMAALAQ; from the exons ATGTCGACCTTTGGCCAATTCCTGCGGGTAACGACCTACGGCGAGAG TCATTGTCCTAGCGTTGGATGTATCGTCGACAATTTTCCTCCTGGAATTCCAGTCTCCGAAGAGATTCTCCAGCCCCAG ATCTCTCGCCGTCGCCCCGGCCAAAGCTCTCTTACGACACCTCGCAATGAGGCCGATCTTGTGTCAATCCAGTCCGGAGTGGAAGGAGGAATCTCACTCGGGACCCCGATAGCCATGGTCGTCAAGAACCAGGACTTCCGCCCCTCAGACTACAAGGGCGATACCATGAAGCAGTACCCTCGCCCCAGCCATGCCGATTTCACCTACCTCGAGAAGTACGGCGTCCGAGCATCGTCAGGCGGCGGCCGTTCGAGCGCGCGAGAAACAATTGGCCGTGTGGCGGCGGGCGCTCTTTGCGAGCACTACCTCAAACTCGCTCATGGGATTGAGATTGTTGCATGGGTGTCATCTGTCGGGAACATTCACCACATCCCGCCAACAGCAGAGTACCCCACCACTTCTCACAACCCCAAGTTCCTCCAACTGATTCAAGGGGTTACACGGGAAACTGTTGACAAGTCACCAGTCCGGTGTCCAGACCCGGAAGTGGCAGCCAAAATGGAGCAATGCATTGCCGACTTTCGGGACCGCCAGGACAGTATTGGTGGCACAGTTTCGTGTGTCATTCGAAACGTGCCAACTGGACTTGGTGAACCGGTGTTTTCCAAGTTGGAGGCAACACTTGCTCACGGAATGCTGAGCATCCCAGCAACAAAGGGATTCGAGATCGGCTCTGGATTTGAAGGAACAGAAATCCCCGGATCTGCCCACAACGACATGTTCATTAGCAACCCTGATAGCACTGCTTTAGGTTCCAACAACGGATTTGCGAAGCCAAAGCTTACAACCTCGACGAACAACAGCGGAGGTATCCAGGGAGGAATCACAAACGGCGCACCCATCTTTTTCCGTGTCGCTTTCAAATCACCTGCGACGATTGGATTGCCTCAAGAAACAGTCACATTTGCGGGAGAAAGTGATGGGCTTTTAGAAGCCAAGGGCCGTCACGATCCCTGCGTTGTTCCAC GCGCGGTTCCAATCGTAGAGGCCATGGCTTCAATTTGCATCATGGACGCTCTTTTGCTGCAAGGAGGTAGAAGGATGGCGGCGCTCGCGCAGTGA
- a CDS encoding uncharacterized protein (EggNog:ENOG41), which produces MRRLTGTDIEIIYSSTPQIKAYFEPLQTIAQIYCQMHVSHVSKGMDLAWDLSQVLKESSEVAAKRDALNN; this is translated from the coding sequence atgCGTCGCCTGACGGGCACGGATATCGAGATCATCTACAGCAGCACCCCGCAGATCAAGGCATACTTCGAGCCGCTCCAGACAATTGCTCAAATTTATTGCCAGATGCACGTAAGCCACGTCTCCAAGGGCATGGACTTGGCCTGGGACTTGAGTCAGGTCCTGAAGGAATCCAGCGAGGTGGCAGCAAAGCGTGACGCCCTCAACAACTGA
- a CDS encoding uncharacterized protein (EggNog:ENOG41) — protein MQFPDPSFARILENTLTRLCRLSDSCLNYADGTEKAFDAWLLCVTVSRRLQTEAESSFTAKEVEYAENAAEVMLKSLNKAEAAFRRANDDIPTARETGAMGAINAISQAGPSIVAQTFPAFINGGSALAQTDATLPTDPVYAAGPLLAPFLNDMYSYIAHGPNDGIYWAKSRRLTASLCCSPTSSNRKSRCSSALVSPAKY, from the exons ATGCAATTCCCCGATCCGAGTTTTGCGCGCATTCTCGAAAACACGCTCACTCGGCTTTGTCGCCTCTCTGACAGCTGCCTCAACTACGCTGATGGAACTGAAAAGGCGTTTGATGCTTGGCTCCTCTGCGTGACAGTTTCACGCCGC CTGCAAACCGAGGCCGAATCCTCCTTCACGGCCAAGGAGGTTGAGTATGCGGAAAATGCCGCCGAAGTAATGTTGAAATCTTTGAACAAGGCTGAGGCGGCGTTTCGGAGGGCCAACGATGATATTCCCACCG CACGGGAAACTGGCGCCATGGGAGCAATCAATGCTATTTCTCAGGCTGGACCTTCAATTGTGGCCCAGACTTTCCCTGCTTTCATCAACGGCGGCTCTGCTCTCGCTCAAACAGACGCAACGCTCCCGACTGATCCTGTTTACGCCGCGGGACCACTGCTGGCCCCTTTTCTTAACGACATGTACTCGTATATAGCCCATGGCCCCAACGACGGTATTTACTGGGCAAAGTCCAGGAGGCTCACGGCCTCACTTTGCTGCTCACCAACGTCTAGCAACAGGAAAAGTCGGTGCAGCTCGGCACTGGTGAGCCCAGCCAAGTACTAA
- a CDS encoding uncharacterized protein (SECRETED:SignalP(1-25)) gives MKFSTALAGTLSLFCSFSNGKPVESQPTETITGTDLIVQEATNSTLSLTKRDTIAVVRFFQYVNCQGNVLQLNIDQSQVNGGYVDLQGYFGSAVVDWLWNDIYHIYACYAGSSCWGDPVTPLGGSSGGYSCMVPSHQGWNWDKMIITT, from the coding sequence ATGAAGTTTTCTACTGCCCTGGCGGGTACTCTGAGTCTTTTCTGCTCCTTCTCGAATGGCAAACCCGTTGAAAGCCAACCCACCGAGACTATTACTGGCACCGACCTTATCGTTCAAGAGGCAACCAATAGCACATTGAGTCTGACAAAGCGCGACACTATTGCGGTTGTTCGCTTCTTTCAATATGTCAACTGCCAAGGCAATGTGTTGCAACTTAATATAGACCAGTCGCAAGTTAATGGGGGTTACGTCGACCTCCAGGGGTACTTTGGGAGTGCTGTAGTCGACTGGCTTTGGAACGACATCTATCATATTTATGCATGCTATGCAGGATCTTCATGTTGGGGCGACCCTGTAACACCACTAGGAGGATCGTCAGGTGGCTATAGTTGCATGGTTCCTTCGCATCAGGGATGGAACTGGGACAAGATGATCATCACGACCTAG